One segment of Glandiceps talaboti chromosome 21, keGlaTala1.1, whole genome shotgun sequence DNA contains the following:
- the LOC144451186 gene encoding uncharacterized protein LOC144451186 — protein MKGTGYSCRWAIVILLVITSLSPLVRAASTFVPRLHDNGDVRLKGDKEGATDNPNLTLRPEQDAEMVFRPVDGHIRLGTVTFTTSGDFTVKGEKGSFGPVGVPGRKGSVGLQGRKGEIGSPGYCTTDGPLMVQFATTEAECHSGNIGMVRLHHSGNSLDICNGQHWRPIFATPMDVTNPNPNLNPMPVPVTSNYNVNRLPKSCLDARFNEGIKADDMYWINPFHGDDKQNAMQVYCDMTSAGGGWTLVARVTDDFAWICPEKNGRKCTNSNVDPREANLFHKIHEREEVQLEDGMGAETGVHLNNAIIRDLFISGRQQIRFTFYANEGSWQTTDDGYASFPKHKPNRLFTEDTWSSYSKIQTDYTWNIIRQTRRKRKFTAEIICWGYNAKEAYRYFDEGLHMGSPAQGGKPCHLAADDNEIMLKSHYANTDRRGEFVWSTTQYGFLNSEYVQVENKKIAIWVR, from the exons ATGAAAGGTACGGGATACAGCTGCCGGTGGGCCATCGTTATACTACTCGTAATAACTTCACTTTCTCCACTCGTACGTGCAGCGAGTACATTCGTTCCACG TTTACACGATAATGGAGACGTGCGTCTGAAGGGTGACAAAGAAGGAGCAACAGACAATCCCAATTTGACTCTCCGACCTGAACAAGATGCTGAGATGGTGTTCCGACCAGTCGACGGCCACATTAGACTAGGAACGGTGACTTTCACGACAAGCGGTGATTTCACGGTTAAAGGCGAAAAG gGGTCTTTTGGTCCTGTTGGTGTGCCAGGAAGGAAGGGATCCGTAGGATTACAGGGACGAAAG GGAGAAATAGGATCCCCAGGTTATTGTACAACGGACGGCCCACTTATGGTTCAATTTGCAACAACTGAGGCAGAATGTCATAGTGGAAATATAGGAATGGTTCGACTTCATCATTCAG GAAACAGTCTTGATATTTGCAATGGACAACACTGGAGACCAATTTTTGCGACCCCTATGGACGTGACCAATCCCAATCCCAATCTCAATCCAATGCCAGTTCCAGTAACTAGTAATTATAATGTTAACCGCCTTCCAAAGAGTTGTCTGGATGCTCGTTTTAATGAAGGAATCAAAGCCGATGATATGTACTGGATAAATCCATTTCATGG AGATGACAAACAAAACGCCATGCAAGTATACTGTGATATGACATCAGCTGGAGGTGGCTGGACTCTCGTTGCTAGGGTAACCGACGACTTTGCCTGGATATGCCCAGAAAAGAATGGAAGGAAATGCACCAACTCAAACGTCGATCCACGAGAAGCTAATTTATTCCATAAAATCCACGAGAGGGAGGAAGTGCAGCTGGAAGATGGAATGGGTGCCGAAACCGGTGTTCATCTCAATAACGCTATCATCAGAGATCTCTTTATTTCTG gTCGTCAACAAATTCGTTTTACCTTCTATGCAAATGAGGGAAGTTGGCAAACGACGGACGACGGTTATGCAAGCTTCCCTAAACATAAACCCAATAGGCTATTTACTGAGGATACATGGTCGTCGTACAGTAAAATACAGACGGACTATACGTGGAATATTATACGACAAACCAGACGAAAGAGAAAGTTTACTGCAGAAATTATTTGCTGGGGTTACAACGCCAAGGAAGCGTACAG ATATTTTGATGAAGGACTGCATATGGGGAGCCCAGCTCAGGGCGGGAAACCCTGCCACCTAGCAGCAGACGACAACGAGATTATGCTAAAAAGTCACTACGCCAACACCGATAGAAGAGGAGAATTCGTCTGGAGCACAACGCAGTATGGCTTTCTAAATTCAGAATATGttcaagtagaaaacaaaaaaattgcgATCTGGGTTAGGTGA